The stretch of DNA AATGGCCGCACCTATAAGCTTGGGGCTCACAATATTGAATAAAGTACCCAGCACAGCCGTGCCAAATACGGCCAGCAGTTGATACCTGCGAGGCTTTAAATAACCCAGCAGCCTGATCAAAGTTCCCTTGAAGTCCTTTGCTTTCTCTACCGGCCTTACCATGGGTGGCCCGGTTCCGGGACCCCCGCCGTGCTTACCGTTAAACCTGCGCCCGACACGACCTCCGTTCATGCCAGTTCCCCCCCCGCCAACTGCGAGGACACAATTTCACGGTATACCTCACAGGTTTCCATAAGCTGCCGGTGTTTGCCCAGACCTGCTATGCGCCCTTTATCCAGTACAATAATTTTATCTGCGTTCAGTACCGTGCTGACCCGCTGGGTAACCATCAGCACCGTGGCACCGGCGGTTTCCTTTCTAAGAGCCGCCCGCAGCTCGGCATCGGTTTTAAAGTCCAGCGCCGAAAAACTGTCGTCAAAGAGATAAATCATGGGCCTGCGTACCAAAGCCCGGGCAATGGTCAAACGCTGTTTCTGGCCTCCCGAAACATTGGTACCCCCCTGAGCAATAACGGTGTCAAAGCCGTCCTTCAGATCGGCGATAAATGAAGCGGCCTGGGCCACCCGGGCTGCTCGCCAAATCTCCTGGTCAGTGGCATCCTCCTTTCCATAGCGAATATTATCCGCTACGGTGCCGGAAAATAGCATAGCCTTCTGGGGCACCAGACCGATTTTAGCCCGCAAATCAGACTGTAACCACTGGCGCACATCCACGCCGTCAACCAGAACGCCGCCACTGTCCACATCATAAAAACGGGGAATCAGGTTAACCAGTGTGGATTTGCCAGATCCGGTGCCGCCGATGATGGCCGTAACTTCACCGGGTTCAGCGGTAAAGGATATGTTGGCCAATGCCGGCTTTTCCGCCCCCGGGTAACTAAAGGTGACATTAATAAACTTGATACAGACCCCGGAAGACCCTATAGTCTCAAGTAGGGCCATCTCCCGTTTGGAGGATATGCCATCGGTGACATTCCCTGTTGGGGGAGATGTACCCATACTTTGGTGTGAAGTGTCTTCCCTTTGCTCAAATTGCGTAACGCAGTCAGGGATACCGGCCTTCCCTGCCCCGGCAGTGTCCCTAATAACAGGGGCCGTGTCCAGCACCTCGTTAATCCGGGCAGCGGATACCGATGCACGGGGGATCATCACTATCATCATCGAGAACATCATCAGCGCGAACAATATCTGCATAGCATACTGAATAAAGGCCATTAAATCACCTACTTGGATGCCGCCATGCTCAATGCGCAAACTACCGAACCATATGATTCCTATAATGGAGAAATTTAGCACCAGCATCATCAGGGGCATCATGGTGGCCATCACCTTGTTGACCTTGATGGCGGTGCCGGTAAGATCCAGGTTGGCCGCATCAAAACGCTCCTGCTCATAAACAGCGCGGTTAAAGGCCCGGATTACCCGAACTCCGGTGAGGTTTTCCCGCAGCACAAGATTTAATTTATCAAGCTTGGCCTGCATGGCTTTATATAGAGGCATACTTTTGGCCATCACCACGTAGACAGATGCCACCAGTATGGGAATGACCGCGACAATCACCAGAGACAGGCCGGCATCCTTGGATACCGCCATAATGATGCCCCCCGCGCACATCATAGGAGCCCGTACCATCATGCGCAGCATCATGGTCAGCAGCTGCTGGACCTGGGTGATATCATTGGTGGCTCTGTTAATAAGCGAGGCCGTACCCAAATTATCAAACTCCTGCAGCGAAAATTCTTCCACATGTGCAAAAACCCGGCCGCGGAGTAATTGGCCGAATTTAGCTGATATCTTAGCCGATGAAAAACTAGCTACAAAGGCGCAAACCGTACCCCCGGCAGCCACCAACAGCATAACCACGCCCATCTTTATAATATAGGAAATATCGCCCCGCACTATCCCTGTATCTACAATATCAGCCATGATAGTAGGCAGATATAATTCCGCCAGGGATTGCAAAAAAATTAACACAAGAATGAAAGCTACCACGATACGGTAGGGCTTGATTATTTTGAAAAGCTTTAACAAGCCTGATCAACTCCGCTTCTTAAATTCCAACGTTAAATTTATCATAGTGCCACCAACTAATACGGTCAATGGTACTATTTTATTAGCATAGCTTAACTTGCCCTTTTGTTACCTTGTTTGTTATAGTGCAGATAATGACTCCTATCCACAAAAGAAGGAATTACTAACCATGAAAAAGCCTGTTAATCAGCGATTATGGGAAATCGATATACTAAGAGGCATAGCTTTGGTCTTGATGGTTTTCTATCATCTTCTTTACGACCTAAATGTGTTTTTCACCTTTAACATCGCTTATAATAAGGGTTTATTTTACTTGATAGGTAAATCAGCTGCCATATTATTTATTCTGGTAGCCGGAATTAGCAGTTCTTTCAGTAAAAATAATACTCTCAGGGGCCTAAAATTAATTATCTGGGGCTACGTTATTTTTCTGGTAACCTACATAGTTGTGCCGGGCTCTAACATTGTATTCGGAATACTGCAGTTTTTAGGCGTTTGCCTGTTGCTTTACCCGGTCTTTAAAAAAATTTCTCCTTATGTACTGGCAGCAGCGGGAACGACTATTATTTTGACCGGTGAATTCACTGCACAATTATCAGTAGGCCAAAATTGGCTTGTGCCGCTGGGGCTTAGGGAACCAAGCTTTTCTTCCGCAGATTACTTTCCGTTAATCCCCTGGCTCGGAGTTTTTTTATGGGGAGTATCAATAAGCAAAATAGTCTATAAACAAAAAAAAAGCTTAATCAAAGCAACAAACAAGCTTTTTCAACCCCTTGCCGTTATTGGGAAACATACCCTTATTATTTATCTTGTTCACCAACCCGTAATTATGGCTGTTTTGTATTTAATAATCGATCCACCTGGATTCTTTAATATGCTCGAAAATATAATCAAAAAATAAGTATTATATTAACTGTTTAATATGCAGGCCTTGAATTTGTTAACGCTTTTTGATTTAAATTTCAAACGGATTTGAAAAACTTTAAGCCCCGGGCTTTGCCCGGGACTTATTTAAGCTAACTTGAGGATCCAACGATAAGGTTAACTTTATCCAATTATATTAATATATAGTTTTATACGTTAAATAATTTAGTTAATTTTTGAAAAGGAGATCTCTCAGCATAATAACTGAGCTGCCCGTCAAGGGATTTTAAAAATTGGTCCAGGCCTGACATCTTAATTCCCGTCTGATTTAGAAAATTAGACAAATCGGGAGCACTTCCTATATTGGGATTTGTTCCCGGCTGTTGGAAAAAGTCAGCAAATTGGCTATTGCTTAAAACCTTTTCATCTGCCAAAGCTTCACTACCCCCTTATTACAAAACTGCATAGCCGTGTAAATTAATTGGGTCACATGGAGTACGGCTATATTCCTTACGTACGATATCGTCATTTCTAATTCAGGTAACAAATATTATTATACAAAAGCAGCTATTGAATTATATGGAATCCAAAGTATACCTGCGAGTTGAACCGCATCACCTCTTACGTCAGTAACTAGCGCCGGACCGGAAATAATTAAACCATCTCCTACATTCCAAGCAACCGTTGCCAGTGCACCAGTAATTTGCTTTAGCCTAAAAGCAGTTTCCATACTCTATACCTCCTTTGCATTTTTGTTAAAATATACTATGATTAGCAGTTTCAGTTTGCTACATTAAGACAGAAACATTTTTATATTAGCAAATATCCACCATAGTGGCATTAAATGGGAATTAAGCTAAAAAAGCCTCCTTATTTTTGTGTATAGTTACAACTTTCATGTACGGTAATTAAATGCATATTGTTGCATAATTTGTCAAAAGATCCTTTTGCACAAAATTTAAATTGATTACATATTTTAATACATAAAATTTTTGACCTAATTTCTTAAAAGGAGGTGTTTATCCTTGATTATAAAGAGCGTTGATGATTTAAAAGCGATGGATCCCGCACTATTAAAAAAACTTGGATTAAGAAAAATTACTGCTAATGATATTGCCAAACTTGGCCTGCGGGTTTTTAATTCCGGTGACGTTGCCAAAATTAACACCAAGCCCTTTGACATAAACGACTTAGCACAATATGGTCTTAAAAATTTTTATACCACCGAGTCTGCTGAACATTGGCTTAATAACTTAACTTCTTCTAAAAGCCAGCCTAAACAAAATAGTACTCAACCAAATGATAACCCGGTTAATTTTACAACTGATACTAGTAATAATTCGGTCAATTCACAGCAAACCGCAAATAAAGCCGGCATATCAAAAGAAGCTCTTGGTATAGAACAAAGTAATGTAATTAAAAAGCGTCCATATCCTAGAAGAGGGTGGCCATTTTTGTGGGGACGCCCTGCTTTTGGCAGAACAAGAAAGAATCATTATAGTACCGGCTCAAAGCAAGAGGAGCAAAAAGAAAAACTGCCCAAGGACAGTGATTTACCAGGAAATCATCTAGAAGATGCTTTACAACAAACCAGTGAGATGGGTCAAAAAATAAGTTCTATGAACTTGCCGGTAGGGAAAAAAAAAGGGGAAAACAAAGTAATGGACAGTGAAATAAGTGCCATTAACCTGGATGAGCTACAGAAGGTAAAAACTAATTCTAAAGATGCCTTTGAAGACAATCTCGTAAATAATTCTGAAGGTAATTTTGAAACTGTTTTTGATCATCCCCCCGTAGATAACAATGATGACATTTCTAATAAAGAGACGGAGAATATGGAAAGAATTTTTCAATTAGAAAGTGTAAAAGAAGGAATTGAAATACAAAGAAATCCTTATAAAGTTATGACAAAAA from Desulfoscipio gibsoniae DSM 7213 encodes:
- a CDS encoding heparan-alpha-glucosaminide N-acetyltransferase → MKKPVNQRLWEIDILRGIALVLMVFYHLLYDLNVFFTFNIAYNKGLFYLIGKSAAILFILVAGISSSFSKNNTLRGLKLIIWGYVIFLVTYIVVPGSNIVFGILQFLGVCLLLYPVFKKISPYVLAAAGTTIILTGEFTAQLSVGQNWLVPLGLREPSFSSADYFPLIPWLGVFLWGVSISKIVYKQKKSLIKATNKLFQPLAVIGKHTLIIYLVHQPVIMAVLYLIIDPPGFFNMLENIIKK
- a CDS encoding ABC transporter ATP-binding protein — protein: MLKLFKIIKPYRIVVAFILVLIFLQSLAELYLPTIMADIVDTGIVRGDISYIIKMGVVMLLVAAGGTVCAFVASFSSAKISAKFGQLLRGRVFAHVEEFSLQEFDNLGTASLINRATNDITQVQQLLTMMLRMMVRAPMMCAGGIIMAVSKDAGLSLVIVAVIPILVASVYVVMAKSMPLYKAMQAKLDKLNLVLRENLTGVRVIRAFNRAVYEQERFDAANLDLTGTAIKVNKVMATMMPLMMLVLNFSIIGIIWFGSLRIEHGGIQVGDLMAFIQYAMQILFALMMFSMMIVMIPRASVSAARINEVLDTAPVIRDTAGAGKAGIPDCVTQFEQREDTSHQSMGTSPPTGNVTDGISSKREMALLETIGSSGVCIKFINVTFSYPGAEKPALANISFTAEPGEVTAIIGGTGSGKSTLVNLIPRFYDVDSGGVLVDGVDVRQWLQSDLRAKIGLVPQKAMLFSGTVADNIRYGKEDATDQEIWRAARVAQAASFIADLKDGFDTVIAQGGTNVSGGQKQRLTIARALVRRPMIYLFDDSFSALDFKTDAELRAALRKETAGATVLMVTQRVSTVLNADKIIVLDKGRIAGLGKHRQLMETCEVYREIVSSQLAGGELA